Proteins from one Devosia chinhatensis genomic window:
- a CDS encoding CoA pyrophosphatase encodes MALDTHIIDLLTEKLLREPPSLRPARDLVPDWTPVIPATRPPVPAAVLIALVRRPEGHTVLYTERSPDLRAHSGQVAFPGGKVDQDDVNVAAAALREAQEEVGLAQADANVLGYMPTYYTGTNYLITPVVAEVSPSGPFVPNPGEVHSVFEVPLARILDAGTYGRFRISRAGKEHSTWQIDHDGHLIWGITANLTRQFRDLVLGEVRP; translated from the coding sequence TTGGCCCTGGACACGCATATTATCGATCTACTCACTGAAAAGCTGCTGCGGGAGCCGCCATCGCTGCGACCGGCGCGGGACCTCGTGCCCGACTGGACGCCGGTCATTCCGGCGACGCGACCACCTGTGCCAGCAGCAGTGCTGATCGCGCTGGTGCGCCGGCCTGAAGGCCATACCGTGCTCTACACCGAGCGATCACCTGACCTCCGGGCACATTCCGGCCAAGTGGCGTTTCCCGGCGGCAAGGTGGACCAAGACGATGTCAACGTCGCCGCCGCTGCCCTGCGCGAGGCACAAGAGGAAGTGGGCCTGGCGCAGGCCGATGCCAATGTGCTGGGCTATATGCCGACCTATTATACCGGCACCAATTACCTCATCACCCCCGTGGTCGCCGAGGTGTCGCCCAGTGGACCGTTCGTGCCCAATCCGGGGGAGGTGCATTCGGTCTTCGAGGTGCCCCTGGCGCGAATTCTCGATGCCGGGACTTATGGCCGGTTCCGCATCAGCCGGGCGGGCAAGGAGCATTCGACCTGGCAGATCGACCATGACGGCCATCTCATCTGGGGCATTACGGCCAATCTGACCCGCCAGTTTCGCGATCTGGTGCTGGGCGAGGTTCGGCCATGA
- a CDS encoding AAA family ATPase encodes MPLTDVDITGFRSIRAIRFPLRQVTVLVGGNGVGKTNLYRSLELIQASARGTLADEIAREGGLASIFWAGGRNLTADGSFDPQFRTDGYRKGEAHRLALEVGLDASDTGIAQRYRIEIGFAAKASAAFPNEAQIRREAITLAERRPIILMERREAQVWARNEEGQRENAAIDLLASETALSRPGPYAEVAALRDTILAWRFYHGFRTDADSALRRPSRAVTAPTLSASGDNLGAVLATLRFIREDTIDLDAIIADAFGGARLDVTLGEAVNFGLCYPEMPKRTFLAHELSDGTLQFLALAGALLAYRLPPFIALNEPETSLHPSLLPLLARMIVNAAGRSQIWVVTHSAALATAIAELSGITPRRVIRSDDGTWLEGLSQIGLFPEDH; translated from the coding sequence ATGCCTTTGACCGATGTCGACATTACCGGCTTTCGCTCCATTCGCGCCATCCGGTTTCCGCTGCGCCAGGTCACGGTTTTGGTCGGCGGCAATGGCGTGGGCAAGACCAATCTCTACCGCAGCCTGGAGCTGATCCAGGCCTCGGCGCGCGGCACCCTGGCCGACGAGATTGCCCGCGAGGGCGGCCTTGCCTCGATCTTCTGGGCGGGCGGACGCAATCTCACCGCAGATGGCAGCTTCGATCCGCAATTTCGCACCGATGGCTATCGCAAGGGAGAAGCGCATCGCCTCGCGCTCGAGGTTGGCCTTGACGCCAGCGATACCGGAATTGCCCAGCGCTATCGCATCGAAATCGGCTTTGCCGCGAAGGCCAGCGCCGCCTTTCCTAACGAGGCCCAGATCCGTCGCGAGGCAATCACCCTGGCCGAGCGCCGGCCCATCATCCTCATGGAACGCCGCGAAGCCCAGGTCTGGGCGCGTAACGAGGAGGGTCAGCGCGAGAACGCCGCCATTGATCTGCTCGCCAGCGAGACCGCCCTCTCGAGACCTGGCCCCTATGCCGAGGTCGCTGCCTTGCGCGACACGATCCTGGCCTGGCGCTTCTATCATGGCTTCCGCACTGACGCCGATTCCGCCCTGCGCCGCCCCTCCCGCGCCGTCACCGCACCCACGCTCAGCGCCTCGGGCGACAATCTGGGCGCTGTCTTGGCCACCCTGCGCTTCATCCGCGAGGATACGATAGACCTCGACGCCATCATTGCCGACGCCTTTGGCGGGGCCCGGCTCGACGTCACCCTGGGCGAGGCCGTCAATTTCGGCCTGTGCTATCCCGAAATGCCCAAACGCACCTTCCTCGCGCACGAGCTTTCCGACGGGACGCTGCAATTCCTGGCTCTGGCAGGCGCCCTCCTCGCCTATCGGCTGCCGCCCTTCATCGCGCTCAACGAACCCGAGACCAGCCTCCACCCCTCGCTTCTGCCGCTCCTTGCCCGCATGATTGTCAATGCGGCCGGTCGCAGCCAGATATGGGTGGTCACCCACTCGGCCGCCCTGGCCACGGCCATTGCCGAACTTTCCGGCATCACCCCGCGCCGCGTCATCCGGTCCGATGACGGCACCTGGCTTGAAGGCCTCTCGCAGATTGGGCTCTTCCCCGAGGATCACTGA
- a CDS encoding NUDIX domain-containing protein codes for MMNRFQRVRAKVFLTLKGVWLRMTVGARVMVVEGDKVLLIRHRHIPGWQFPGGGVGPGETFEEAGARETLEETGYKPIGPMQLFGLYHNSSTVTNRDHVAFFVCTHFEKAFDHSGNFEIAEVGWFDRHSLPNGVTPATSQRIDEYFDKVEKRKIWGY; via the coding sequence ATGATGAATCGTTTCCAGCGCGTCCGGGCCAAGGTGTTCCTGACCCTCAAGGGCGTGTGGCTGCGCATGACGGTGGGGGCGCGGGTGATGGTGGTCGAGGGCGACAAGGTCCTCCTGATCCGCCACCGCCATATTCCCGGCTGGCAATTTCCCGGCGGCGGCGTTGGCCCTGGCGAAACCTTCGAAGAGGCCGGCGCGCGCGAAACGCTCGAGGAGACGGGGTACAAGCCGATCGGCCCCATGCAGCTTTTTGGTCTCTATCACAATTCCAGCACCGTCACGAACCGCGATCATGTCGCCTTCTTCGTCTGTACCCATTTCGAGAAGGCGTTCGATCACTCGGGCAATTTCGAGATCGCGGAAGTGGGCTGGTTCGACCGCCACTCCCTGCCGAACGGGGTAACGCCGGCAACGAGCCAAAGGATCGACGAATATTTCGACAAAGTCGAAAAGCGCAAGATCTGGGGTTATTGA
- a CDS encoding glutathione S-transferase family protein gives MGQLIDGKWSTQWYDTAKTGGKFVRSQSGFRNWVTADGAPGPSGEGGFAAEADRYHLYVSLACPWAHRTLIFRKLKELENLISVSVVSPKMPDETGWSFDKAEGSTGDALFGKETLWQVYTQADPHYTGRVTVPVLWDKKTNTIVSNESSEIIRMFNSAFNGLTGNSDDYYPEALRPDIDTINARVYDDINNGVYKAGFATTQEAYDEAVSKLFEALDWVENLLGDRAYLTGDDITEADWRLFTTLVRFDAVYVGHFKCNRRRIADYANISHYLKALYEVPGVKETVDLDHIRTHYYWSHTTINPHRIIPVGPELPFLA, from the coding sequence ATGGGACAATTGATCGACGGCAAATGGTCCACCCAATGGTACGACACCGCCAAGACCGGCGGGAAGTTCGTCCGGTCACAGTCTGGTTTCCGCAATTGGGTCACCGCCGATGGCGCCCCCGGCCCCTCGGGCGAGGGCGGCTTTGCTGCTGAGGCCGACCGCTACCACCTCTATGTCTCGCTCGCCTGTCCATGGGCCCACCGCACCCTGATCTTCCGCAAGCTCAAGGAGCTTGAGAACCTGATCTCGGTCTCGGTCGTCTCCCCCAAGATGCCCGATGAAACCGGCTGGTCCTTCGACAAGGCCGAAGGCTCGACGGGCGACGCGCTCTTCGGCAAGGAAACGCTGTGGCAGGTCTATACCCAGGCCGATCCGCACTATACCGGCCGCGTGACCGTTCCGGTGCTCTGGGACAAGAAGACCAACACCATCGTTTCCAACGAGAGTTCGGAAATCATCCGCATGTTCAATTCGGCCTTTAACGGGCTGACCGGCAATAGTGACGACTATTATCCCGAGGCCCTTCGGCCGGACATCGATACCATCAATGCCCGCGTCTACGACGACATCAACAATGGCGTCTACAAAGCCGGTTTCGCCACCACCCAGGAGGCTTATGACGAGGCCGTCAGCAAGCTGTTCGAAGCGCTCGATTGGGTAGAAAATCTCCTGGGCGACCGCGCCTACCTGACCGGCGACGATATCACCGAGGCAGACTGGCGGCTCTTCACGACGCTCGTGCGTTTCGATGCGGTCTATGTCGGCCACTTCAAGTGCAATCGCAGGCGCATCGCCGACTACGCCAATATCAGCCATTATCTCAAGGCGCTCTACGAAGTCCCGGGCGTCAAGGAAACGGTCGACCTCGACCATATCCGCACCCATTATTACTGGAGCCACACCACCATCAATCCGCACCGGATCATTCCGGTCGGCCCGGAACTGCCATTCCTGGCATAG
- a CDS encoding DUF1059 domain-containing protein produces MKRFDSGTLIPGSTWHAQAESEAEVVRRAVENMKNINGETEIRPDMIERIKERIVDVDDQGQARH; encoded by the coding sequence ATGAAACGCTTTGATTCGGGCACTCTCATTCCCGGTTCCACCTGGCATGCCCAGGCCGAGAGCGAGGCAGAAGTGGTCCGCCGTGCCGTCGAAAACATGAAGAACATCAATGGCGAAACTGAAATACGCCCCGACATGATCGAGCGTATCAAGGAACGCATCGTCGATGTCGACGACCAGGGCCAGGCCCGTCACTGA
- a CDS encoding GNAT family N-acetyltransferase, protein MTTLVAAEAASPQHDGQPNVRLATPADDSFVEDLQAIAFGPGRFARTAFRVRERFPIDPGLSLIAEVDGTPCGSVWMTPISVGGMKGYLLGPLATHPNFRKRGAGKLLAREVSKLALSRGEGHFVLLVGDQDYYCPLGWEITTPGNIEFPGPVDTSRVLLLAEDKSLAKSLKGAIAAFDAGQ, encoded by the coding sequence ATGACCACGCTCGTTGCGGCCGAGGCCGCTTCCCCCCAGCATGACGGCCAGCCCAATGTCCGGCTTGCCACGCCCGCCGATGACAGCTTCGTCGAAGACCTTCAGGCCATTGCCTTCGGTCCCGGCCGGTTTGCACGTACCGCTTTTCGAGTGCGCGAGCGCTTTCCGATCGATCCGGGCCTGAGCCTCATCGCGGAAGTCGACGGCACGCCTTGCGGTTCGGTGTGGATGACCCCGATCAGTGTCGGCGGCATGAAGGGCTATCTGCTTGGGCCGCTGGCGACCCATCCCAATTTCCGCAAGCGCGGCGCTGGAAAGCTTCTGGCGCGGGAAGTGAGCAAGCTGGCGCTGTCGCGCGGCGAAGGCCATTTCGTGCTGCTGGTGGGCGATCAGGATTATTACTGCCCCCTGGGCTGGGAAATCACCACACCGGGTAATATCGAGTTTCCCGGCCCGGTCGATACCAGCCGCGTCCTGCTGCTGGCCGAAGACAAGAGCCTGGCCAAGTCACTCAAAGGTGCTATTGCCGCCTTCGATGCCGGCCAATAG
- a CDS encoding CCA tRNA nucleotidyltransferase — protein MIPERLEKAEWLARPDVQAIFAALDGAEGRTRAVGGIVRDSLIGRLRNDSDIDMATELLPVTVMQKAKAAGISAYPTGIDHGTVTLRLGETQVEVTTLRRDVATDGRHAEVAFGTDWTEDARRRDFTLNALYCFADGRLFDPLGGAGDLVNGRVRFIGDATRRIAEDGLRVYRFFRISASHGEQRFDPEGLAACRDAAGRLDHISRERVGHEMLRMLSLPRIALTLATMQAIGLLPVSGERLEALHRYEGIGGQDVAARMALISVSPQDLQAQWRLSRALVDRVARIAKAAALAGADKLNWAAYRYGEEAVEGLAVAASEDNWPRDRLMEAARELARLPVQPLPVSGQDLIALGMVAGPDIGRALARLEKRWVESDFTLDPETLLATEAASRQ, from the coding sequence ATGATACCGGAACGGCTGGAAAAGGCGGAATGGCTGGCCAGGCCTGACGTGCAGGCGATCTTTGCGGCGCTGGACGGCGCCGAGGGGCGCACAAGGGCCGTGGGTGGCATCGTTCGGGACAGCCTGATCGGAAGGCTTCGCAACGACAGCGATATCGACATGGCGACCGAATTGCTGCCGGTGACGGTGATGCAGAAGGCAAAGGCGGCAGGGATATCCGCTTATCCCACGGGCATCGACCACGGAACGGTGACGCTGCGCCTGGGTGAGACCCAGGTCGAGGTGACGACGCTGCGGCGTGACGTGGCCACCGATGGTCGTCATGCCGAAGTGGCCTTCGGTACCGACTGGACTGAGGATGCGCGACGGCGGGATTTTACACTCAACGCGCTTTACTGCTTTGCCGATGGCCGCCTGTTCGATCCGCTTGGGGGCGCAGGGGATCTCGTCAACGGGCGGGTCCGGTTCATCGGGGATGCCACCCGGCGCATCGCTGAAGACGGTCTTCGCGTCTACCGGTTTTTTCGCATCTCGGCGAGCCATGGCGAGCAGCGTTTCGACCCCGAGGGCCTCGCGGCCTGCCGCGATGCCGCAGGGAGGCTGGACCATATTTCGCGGGAGCGGGTGGGCCACGAGATGCTTCGGATGCTGAGCCTGCCGCGCATCGCGCTGACCCTGGCGACCATGCAGGCTATCGGCCTCCTTCCCGTCTCGGGGGAGCGGCTGGAGGCGCTGCATCGCTATGAAGGCATCGGCGGGCAGGACGTAGCAGCGCGAATGGCGCTGATCAGTGTTTCCCCCCAGGATTTGCAGGCACAATGGCGGCTGAGCAGGGCCCTGGTGGATCGGGTCGCACGGATCGCAAAGGCCGCTGCGCTTGCCGGCGCGGACAAGCTCAACTGGGCTGCTTATCGCTATGGCGAAGAAGCGGTGGAGGGGCTTGCAGTCGCAGCATCTGAGGACAATTGGCCCAGAGACCGGCTGATGGAAGCGGCGCGGGAGCTGGCGCGGCTGCCGGTGCAACCTTTGCCGGTGAGCGGGCAGGATCTGATCGCCCTCGGCATGGTCGCAGGGCCGGATATCGGGCGGGCTCTCGCGCGGCTCGAAAAGAGATGGGTCGAGAGCGATTTCACCCTCGACCCGGAAACCTTGCTGGCAACTGAAGCCGCGTCGCGTCAGTGA
- a CDS encoding metallophosphoesterase family protein → MITLAHISDIHLSPLPKVGMRDLVGKRLTGFLNWKLKRHGELNSETLVRLVEHMQEQEADFTAVTGDLTNLALPGEIERAGRWLQGVGGADKVAVCPGNHDAYVPGALEGAQSIWGDYLKGETLEGQAFPFVRRVGDVAIVSCSSAVPTPPFMAVGRFEDKQAARLRRILKLLGDAGYFRVVLIHHPPNAELQHPSFGLKGHRLFRQVIAEEGAELVLHGHTHRSSIHHIPGKDHEVPVIGVAAASAAQGGTLDDPARYNLFRIEKAGEGWQCTMREFGFQRLGQDIVMRMQMRIY, encoded by the coding sequence ATGATTACCCTGGCCCATATTTCCGACATTCACCTGTCGCCCCTTCCCAAAGTGGGCATGCGTGACCTGGTCGGCAAACGCCTCACCGGCTTTCTCAATTGGAAGCTCAAGCGCCATGGCGAACTCAACAGCGAAACGCTGGTGCGGCTCGTCGAGCACATGCAGGAGCAGGAGGCCGATTTCACGGCCGTCACCGGCGACCTGACAAATCTGGCCCTGCCCGGCGAGATCGAACGCGCCGGCCGCTGGCTCCAGGGCGTGGGCGGCGCCGATAAGGTTGCCGTCTGCCCCGGCAATCACGACGCCTATGTGCCAGGCGCGCTCGAGGGTGCCCAGTCGATCTGGGGCGATTACCTCAAGGGCGAAACGCTCGAAGGTCAGGCTTTTCCCTTCGTGCGCCGCGTCGGCGACGTGGCCATCGTCTCCTGTTCCAGCGCCGTTCCGACCCCGCCCTTCATGGCTGTCGGCCGCTTCGAGGACAAGCAGGCCGCTCGCCTCCGCCGTATCCTCAAGCTTTTGGGCGACGCCGGCTATTTCCGCGTCGTCCTGATCCATCATCCGCCCAACGCGGAATTGCAGCACCCCTCCTTCGGGCTCAAGGGCCACCGCCTTTTCCGTCAGGTCATTGCCGAGGAAGGCGCCGAGCTCGTCCTGCATGGACACACGCACCGCTCCTCGATCCACCACATCCCCGGCAAGGATCACGAAGTGCCCGTCATCGGTGTCGCCGCAGCCAGTGCCGCACAGGGCGGCACGCTGGACGATCCGGCCCGCTATAATCTCTTCCGCATCGAAAAGGCGGGAGAGGGCTGGCAGTGCACCATGCGCGAATTTGGCTTCCAGCGCCTGGGCCAGGACATCGTCATGCGCATGCAGATGCGCATCTACTGA
- a CDS encoding bifunctional diguanylate cyclase/phosphodiesterase, with amino-acid sequence MLKLVDCLAIMHDPVTAGLAIVISIASMQVVFLLQRRVAECAVQRQPLWLVTGAVVGGMGIWSTHFLAMLAYRSAGPLDFDWTMTLMSALIAVAGMFEVLTLLARPERGKALLAGLLLAATVAAMHFMGMWSMKGLIRHSYDYSLLLVAVAISTVLFVSAFRIVPAPFARGPARCLPGLLVVAGITLMHFADMAAATFMVDASVAHAVDETSRLVLVGALCAVSTLLASGSVAAVFIDRHLTDLRGLQEASIEGLAIVRDNRVIDANSRFAEVLALDAGATRAEGRDLDSLLQPLDAAPVLAPRERTAEARLMAGPAERIVEFAVRTVEYRGRPCQVIAVRDLTASHQAKQRIEHLASHDALTNLANRTLLEQRLCQAITVAGEARASVAVLALDLDRFKAVNDMHGHSAGDDVLRRVARILRDCANDHDSVARIGGDEFVIVQSAQSQPKAADQLARAIQKAFRREFNTQANSLAVGVSIGIALFPDDAQTPETLRHCADIALYRAKSEGRGTVAHYSAEMDQDLQQRRRIEAELRLAIRRKQLRLNFQPLVKTESGAVVGYEALLRWRHPELGEVPPSTFIPIAEESNAILSIGEWVLRQACRTAVSWPDGCSVAVNVSAIQFARANFADKVFDILRETGLEPERLEIEVTETVLLQDEAQSRAILNQLKAGGVRIVIDDFGTGYSSLSNLRTFQFDKIKIDRSFIATMETDRHARAIVRSVADLGRNINVPVLAEGVETAAQGEMIRADGCTHAQGYYYGRPVEDIAAAAHTSGSVISLAERRSA; translated from the coding sequence GTGCTGAAACTGGTCGATTGTCTTGCGATCATGCATGATCCGGTAACAGCTGGACTGGCGATCGTAATATCCATCGCTTCCATGCAAGTTGTTTTTCTGTTGCAGCGACGGGTTGCCGAATGCGCCGTGCAACGGCAGCCTCTGTGGCTGGTGACCGGTGCAGTGGTTGGCGGCATGGGCATCTGGTCCACCCATTTCCTCGCCATGCTGGCCTATCGCAGCGCCGGGCCCCTCGATTTCGACTGGACCATGACCCTGATGTCGGCGCTGATCGCGGTCGCCGGAATGTTCGAGGTGCTGACCCTGCTGGCGCGACCCGAACGCGGCAAAGCCCTCCTGGCCGGTTTGCTGCTGGCCGCGACGGTGGCGGCGATGCACTTCATGGGCATGTGGTCGATGAAGGGACTGATCCGGCACAGCTATGATTACAGCCTGCTGCTGGTGGCCGTGGCGATCAGTACGGTGCTTTTCGTTTCCGCCTTCCGGATCGTGCCGGCGCCATTCGCGCGAGGGCCGGCTCGGTGCCTGCCGGGCCTTCTGGTCGTGGCCGGGATTACCCTCATGCATTTTGCCGACATGGCAGCAGCGACGTTCATGGTCGATGCCAGCGTTGCTCATGCCGTGGATGAAACCAGCCGCCTTGTCCTTGTGGGCGCATTGTGCGCGGTTTCGACCCTGCTGGCGAGCGGAAGCGTTGCGGCGGTGTTCATCGATCGGCACCTGACCGACCTGCGCGGATTGCAGGAAGCCTCGATCGAGGGCCTCGCCATCGTGCGCGACAATCGGGTGATCGACGCCAATTCGCGCTTTGCGGAGGTGCTGGCGCTCGATGCCGGCGCGACGCGCGCGGAAGGGCGCGATCTCGACAGCCTGTTGCAACCGCTCGATGCAGCGCCGGTCCTCGCCCCGCGCGAGCGGACCGCGGAAGCCCGGCTAATGGCGGGGCCCGCCGAGCGGATCGTGGAATTTGCGGTGCGCACGGTGGAGTATCGCGGGCGGCCGTGCCAGGTGATCGCGGTGCGCGATCTCACGGCCAGCCATCAGGCCAAGCAGCGCATCGAACACCTGGCCAGTCATGATGCGCTGACCAACCTCGCCAATCGCACTCTGCTCGAACAGCGTCTTTGCCAGGCCATCACCGTAGCGGGCGAGGCGCGGGCCAGTGTTGCGGTGCTGGCGCTCGATCTCGACCGGTTCAAGGCCGTCAACGACATGCATGGCCACAGCGCCGGCGATGACGTGCTGCGCCGCGTCGCCCGCATCCTGCGCGACTGCGCCAATGACCATGACAGCGTCGCGCGGATCGGCGGGGACGAATTCGTCATCGTACAATCGGCCCAGAGCCAGCCCAAGGCGGCCGATCAGCTGGCGCGGGCGATCCAGAAGGCATTCCGGCGCGAGTTCAATACGCAGGCCAACTCGCTGGCAGTGGGCGTCAGCATCGGCATTGCGCTGTTTCCTGACGACGCGCAGACGCCCGAGACGCTGCGACATTGCGCGGATATCGCGCTTTACCGCGCCAAATCGGAAGGGCGCGGCACGGTAGCGCATTACTCGGCCGAGATGGACCAGGACCTGCAACAGCGCCGCCGGATCGAGGCCGAGCTGCGGCTGGCCATTCGACGCAAGCAGCTGCGTCTCAATTTCCAGCCTCTGGTGAAAACCGAAAGCGGAGCTGTCGTGGGTTATGAGGCGCTGTTGCGCTGGCGTCATCCCGAACTGGGAGAGGTGCCACCCTCGACCTTCATCCCCATTGCCGAAGAGAGCAACGCAATCCTTTCCATCGGCGAATGGGTGCTGCGCCAGGCTTGCAGGACGGCGGTGAGCTGGCCGGATGGGTGCAGCGTCGCGGTCAACGTGTCGGCGATCCAGTTTGCGCGGGCAAATTTCGCCGACAAGGTCTTCGACATCCTGCGCGAAACCGGGCTGGAGCCGGAGCGGCTCGAAATCGAGGTTACCGAAACGGTGCTGCTGCAGGACGAGGCGCAATCGCGCGCCATCCTCAACCAGCTCAAGGCCGGCGGCGTGCGCATCGTCATCGACGATTTCGGCACCGGCTATTCCTCGCTCAGCAATCTGCGCACGTTCCAGTTCGACAAGATCAAGATCGACCGCTCGTTCATCGCCACGATGGAGACGGATCGACATGCCCGGGCCATCGTGCGCTCGGTGGCGGATCTGGGGCGCAACATCAATGTGCCGGTGCTGGCCGAGGGCGTGGAGACCGCAGCGCAGGGCGAGATGATCCGCGCCGATGGCTGCACCCATGCCCAGGGCTATTATTACGGTCGGCCGGTCGAGGACATCGCCGCCGCCGCACACACATCCGGCTCGGTCATATCGCTGGCAGAACGACGCAGCGCGTAA